In Apis cerana isolate GH-2021 linkage group LG6, AcerK_1.0, whole genome shotgun sequence, the following are encoded in one genomic region:
- the LOC107998330 gene encoding anillin isoform X1: MDAFTQRMLERAKSRREKLDIKLSNAGHDVKKRRSPLKDANAILAQATIAKSKSPIKSPMKISIDVTSSIKSPRKSTSKCSTDENNEHINKENGEIGLYNVKTKLQRLGKLYSDDSSRELSSPIHRTEEKFNAEEEVTEQKPSKRGARLDRLAALASTINNWEDDLSHPTLTKSSDNKTDKKQVKLNMQVKSLSEPQQILEPQPSTSGYIKENNNSKDIYFKKEELCSTKQLKWDKTILDTLEAQGFSRTKSDNRLIYDYKSCSQRKDIDSPNSSPKYLSQNQEIITTVREEKRNKKIEDFSKHTDIKNPNTPGKTSKNAILNTNNALTPRIGSSPKNSTQSSPGSVLSKASLFESKNTEAKVKDPIQMTLSERMALFEKNKGEAPLLPKAPLTMSIPPKKLHEKDKSNSSTYINNTVKERVKTDIPNNAVNVNVQREKFEQGLNIQELENNILRNTYLERQRELDMLRSRFNRNKEMAQAAAGSYIRTSESSEGKSNSPKNSPICPVKPTPAPDHVVPPPPPPPPQVSNEKSIPNQNKNFESNKRQVVGSPIKTQQVKVASEIKRIRVAPPKPGHLYPNLSEIENTTETDTEYTVNSTEAETATLDEKTDTETGTEAEYYVHDNEIETESEEESEDVNTSLGRSILRAVNEQSFLSKKRSIDPDPDSTTSDISVLDEMDEYLDECLAQQEIHSGNIYTEEGPTPPKLNKGGKSPSATSNFKYREGLSYRSPMKEISSSSPKKDEPYIIDGENCIPLMHSVSFYRRQQSQTPKTPVRIISRTQESTDTYPDVQFNAKNEIVLVEEKIKRLLDEVCKQQTIIGQASQALNLCTSTVEFNGSREQVEGERLLLVATHRRQAALNEVQRLKVEGTLKPVSPGSPEVQESGSLTVSAITLPFKKGYFRNMGTNTCLHFVCLMRHLEEIVATPVVIVEPGDSCLRFPSTLKLNDLYSDFKITVEIYSLQTQPEMLPHEIKYHINNGNGSSINSNNCNKKLANKTPKKFLKQESRLVMPSVQSPAGPSAVRSPAFQLSGYVIFSLKEIHRQQFTLNKVPSQSPLEGRLQMHVSCELSVAVEHRGFLTMFEDISGFGAWHRRWCLLKGSTLSYWKYPDDERKKTPIGSLDLQGVNTTNVGLVSRDICARPNTFLLETIRTAESEDTDSLIMVKNGSTTTIRHLLSADTKEDRLEWCSKLNKTLNLIHAWGGPSTLS, encoded by the exons ATGGACGCATTCACTCAG CGAATGTTGGAGCGAGCAAAatcaagaagagaaaaattagatattaaattatcaaatgctGGAcatgatgtaaaaaaaagacgTAGTCCTTTGAAGGATGCAAATGCTATTTTAGCTCAAGCTACaa ttgcTAAGAGTAAATCTCCAATTAAATCACctatgaaaatatcaatagaTGTTACATCTTCAATAAAATCTCCACGAAAATCTACATCTAAATGTTCTactgatgaaaataatgagcatataaataaagagaatGGAGAGATCGGACTTTATAATGTAAAGACAAAATTACAAAGGCTTGGTAAGCTGTATTCTG atgaTAGTAGCAGAGAATTGAGTTCTCCAATTCATAgaacagaagaaaaatttaatgcagAAGAAGAAGTTACTGAACAAAAACCATCTAAAAGAGGAGCTAGACTTGATAGATTAGCAGCTCTTGCttcaacaattaataattgggAAGATGATCTTTCACATCCAACTTTG actaAATCATCAGATAATAAAACAGATAAAAAAcaagtaaaattgaatatgcAAGTAAAATCTTTGTCAGAACCACAACAGATATTAGAACCACAACCAAGTACAAGtggatatattaaagaaaataataacagtaaagatatttattttaaaaaagaagaactttGTTCTACAAAGCAATTAAAATGGGATAAAACTATATTGGACACATta gaAGCACAAGGCTTTAGTCGCACAAAAAGCGATAATCGtcttatatatgattataaatcttGTTctcaaagaaaagatatagatTCTCCAAATTCATCACCTAAATATCTTTCacaaaatcaagaaattattaCTACAGTTCGCGAAGAAAAAcgtaataagaaaatagaagatttttcaaaacataCTGACATAAAAAATCCTAATACTCCAGgaaaaacatcaaaaaatgcaatattgaATACAAATAATGCTCTAACACCTAGAATTGGTAGCTCTCCTAAAAATTCTACTCAGTCTAGCCCAGGTTCTGTATTGAGCAAAGCTTCATTATTTGAATCTAAAAATACAGAAGCAAAAGTAAAAGATCCTATTCAAATGACACTTTCTGAAAGAATGgcactttttgaaaaaaacaaaggagAAGCACCATTATTACCTAAGGCACCTCTTACTATGTCTATTCCAccaaaaaaattacatgagaaagataaaagtaattcatcaacatatataaacaatacag taAAGGAACGAGTTAAAACTGATATTCCCAATAATGCTGTTAATGTTAATGTTcaacgagaaaaatttgaacaaggattaaatatacaagaattagaaaataatattttacgtaaTACTTATTTAGAGCGACAACGTGAATTGGATATGTTACGTTCCCGTTTTAATAGGAATAAAGAAATGGCACAAGCAGCTGCTGGCTCATATATAAGAACTAGTGAAAGTAGTGAAGGAAAATCAAATTCACCTAAAAATTCTCCAATTTGTCCAGTAAAACCAACACCTGCGCCT gATCATGTTGTGCCACCTCCTCCACCACCTCCTCCACAggtttctaatgaaaaatcaattccaaatcaaaacaaaaattttgaatcaaataaAAGACAAG ttgtaGGAAGTCCAATAAAAACACAACAGGTAAAAGTGGCATCTGAAATTAAACGCATTCGTGTTGCTCCACCTAAACCTGGACATCTTTATCCTAATCTttctgaaattgaaaatacaacaGAAACAGATACAGAATATACTGTCAATAGTACAGAAGCAGAAACTGCTACTTTAGATGAAAAAACTGATACAGAAACTGGAACAGAGGCTGAATATTATGTACAT gataatgaaattgaaactgAAAGTGAAGAAGAAAGTGAAGATGTGAATACTAGTCTTGGTAGAAGTATTTTACGTGCTGTAAACGAACAGTCTTTTCTaagtaaaaaa agaTCAATTGATCCAGATCCAGATAGTACAACTTCCGATATTTCAGTATTAGATGAAATGGATGAATATTTAGATGAATGTCTTGCACAACAAGAAATACATagtggaaatatttatacagaaGAAGGACCAACTCCTCccaaattaaataaaggtGGTAAAAGTCCATCAGCaacttcaaatttcaaatatagagAAGG attatcatATCGTTCACCTATGAAAGAAATCTCTTCATCATCTCCTAAAAAAGATGAGCCATATATTATAGATGGTGAAAATTGTATACCATTAATGCATAGTGTCAGTTTTTATAGACGACAGCAATCTCAA acGCCAAAAACGCCAGTTCGTATAATATCAAGAACACAGGAATCTACTGATACTTATCCTGATGTACAATTTAAtgctaaaaatgaaatagttttggtagaagaaaaaataaaacgattgtTAGATGAAGTATGCAAACAGCAAACGATTATTGGTCAAGCTAGTCAAGCACTAAATTTATGTACTTCTACTGTAGAATTTAATGGTTCCAGGGAACAAGTTGAAGGAGAAAGATTATTACTTGTTGcca ctCATAGACGACAAGCTGCACTAAATGAAGTTCAACGATTAAAGGTAGAAGGTACTTTAAAACCTGTTAGTCCAGGATCACCAGAAGTACAAGAAAGTGGTTCTTTAACAGTTTCTGCTATTACTTTACCTTTTAAAAAAGGTTATTTTCGTAATATGGGTACaa atACATGTCTTCATTTTGTTTGTTTGATGCGACATTTAGAAGAAATAGTTGCTACACCAGTAGTTATAGTAGAACCTGGTGATTCATGCCTTCGATTTCCatcaacattaaaattaaatgatttatatagtgattttaaaattactgttgaaatatattcattgcaAACACAACCTGAAATGTTACCACATGAAATCAAATACCATATTAATAATGGTAATGGAAGTAGtattaatagcaataattgtaataaaaag tTGGCGAATAAAAcaccaaaaaaatttttaaaacaagaaaGTCGATTGGTGATGCCTAGTGTGCAAAGCCCAGCTGGACCATCTGCTGTTAGATCTCCAGCTTTTCAACTATCtggttatgttatttttagtttaaaagagATACATCGACAACAATTCACGCTTAATaag gtaCCATCGCAATCCCCACTGGAAGGTCGATTACAAATGCATGTTTCATGTGAACTTTCGGTAGCAGTTGAACATAGAGGATTTCTTACAATGTTTGAAGATATATCTGGTTTTGGCGCTTGGCATCGTAGATGGTGTTTACTTAAAGGTTCTACTTTATCATATTGGAAATATCCTGATGATGAGCGAAAAAAGACTCCAATTGGAAGCTTAGATTTACaag gTGTTAATACAACAAATGTTGGATTAGTTTCTCGTGATATTTGTGCGCGTCCTAATACCTTTCTACTTGAAACAATTAGAACTGCAGAATCTGAAGATACTGATAGTTTGATTATGGTCAAAAATGGATCAACTACAACAATTAG gcATCTTTTATCAGCTGACACAAAAGAAGATAGATTAGAATGGTGTTCTAAACTTAATAAAACGTTAAATTTGATACATGCTTGGGGTGGACCATCaacattatcataa
- the LOC107998275 gene encoding flexible cuticle protein 12-like, giving the protein MHRGSLVSRITRRLRTKGQKSNSHEEVFAMKTILIFVTVIVGAFAAPQVNPNEITIIKQEEQNNIGVGGYHFSYEQSDGQKREETAELKNEGTDDESLDVTGSFSFTAPDGHTYRVDYTADKDGFHPTINLVSK; this is encoded by the exons ATGCACCGTGGATCCTTGGTGTCACGTATCACTCGTCGTTTAAGGACGAAGGGACAGAAGTCCAATTCGCACGAAGAAGTTTTTGCCATGAAGACG ATCCTTATCTTCGTAACAGTAATAGTGGGAGCTTTTGCAGCGCCCCAAGTTAATCCAAATGAAATCACGATAATAAAGCAGGAAGAACAAAACAACATTGGAGTAGGTGGATATCACTTTAGTTATGAACAGAGCGATGGtcaaaaaagagaggaaactgcagaattaaaaaatgaggGTACTGATGATGAATCCCTCGATGTTACTGGTAGCTTCTCCTTTACAGCACCCGATGGTCATACTTACag GGTTGATTACACCGCTGACAAGGATGGATTTCATCCCACCATCAATcttgtttcgaaataa
- the LOC107998330 gene encoding anillin isoform X2, with the protein MDAFTQRMLERAKSRREKLDIKLSNAGHDVKKRRSPLKDANAILAQATIAKSKSPIKSPMKISIDVTSSIKSPRKSTSKCSTDENNEHINKENGEIGLYNVKTKLQRLGKLYSDDSSRELSSPIHRTEEKFNAEEEVTEQKPSKRGARLDRLAALASTINNWEDDLSHPTLTKSSDNKTDKKQVKLNMQVKSLSEPQQILEPQPSTSGYIKENNNSKDIYFKKEELCSTKQLKWDKTILDTLEAQGFSRTKSDNRLIYDYKSCSQRKDIDSPNSSPKYLSQNQEIITTVREEKRNKKIEDFSKHTDIKNPNTPGKTSKNAILNTNNALTPRIGSSPKNSTQSSPGSVLSKASLFESKNTEAKVKDPIQMTLSERMALFEKNKGEAPLLPKAPLTMSIPPKKLHEKDKSNSSTYINNTVKERVKTDIPNNAVNVNVQREKFEQGLNIQELENNILRNTYLERQRELDMLRSRFNRNKEMAQAAAGSYIRTSESSEGKSNSPKNSPICPVKPTPAPDHVVPPPPPPPPQVSNEKSIPNQNKNFESNKRQVVGSPIKTQQVKVASEIKRIRVAPPKPGHLYPNLSEIENTTETDTEYTVNSTEAETATLDEKTDTETGTEAEYYVHDNEIETESEEESEDVNTSLGRSILRAVNEQSFLSKKRSIDPDPDSTTSDISVLDEMDEYLDECLAQQEIHSGNIYTEEGPTPPKLNKGGKSPSATSNFKYREGLSYRSPMKEISSSSPKKDEPYIIDGENCIPLMHSVSFYRRQQSQTPKTPVRIISRTQESTDTYPDVQFNAKNEIVLVEEKIKRLLDEVCKQQTIIGQASQALNLCTSTVEFNGSREQVEGERLLLVATHRRQAALNEVQRLKVEGTLKPVSPGSPEVQESGSLTVSAITLPFKKGYFRNMGTNTCLHFVCLMRHLEEIVATPVVIVEPGDSCLRFPSTLKLNDLYSDFKITVEIYSLQTQPEMLPHEIKYHINNGNGSSINSNNCNKKLANKTPKKFLKQESRLVMPSVQSPAGPSAVRSPAFQLSGYVIFSLKEIHRQQFTLNKIIHKNL; encoded by the exons ATGGACGCATTCACTCAG CGAATGTTGGAGCGAGCAAAatcaagaagagaaaaattagatattaaattatcaaatgctGGAcatgatgtaaaaaaaagacgTAGTCCTTTGAAGGATGCAAATGCTATTTTAGCTCAAGCTACaa ttgcTAAGAGTAAATCTCCAATTAAATCACctatgaaaatatcaatagaTGTTACATCTTCAATAAAATCTCCACGAAAATCTACATCTAAATGTTCTactgatgaaaataatgagcatataaataaagagaatGGAGAGATCGGACTTTATAATGTAAAGACAAAATTACAAAGGCTTGGTAAGCTGTATTCTG atgaTAGTAGCAGAGAATTGAGTTCTCCAATTCATAgaacagaagaaaaatttaatgcagAAGAAGAAGTTACTGAACAAAAACCATCTAAAAGAGGAGCTAGACTTGATAGATTAGCAGCTCTTGCttcaacaattaataattgggAAGATGATCTTTCACATCCAACTTTG actaAATCATCAGATAATAAAACAGATAAAAAAcaagtaaaattgaatatgcAAGTAAAATCTTTGTCAGAACCACAACAGATATTAGAACCACAACCAAGTACAAGtggatatattaaagaaaataataacagtaaagatatttattttaaaaaagaagaactttGTTCTACAAAGCAATTAAAATGGGATAAAACTATATTGGACACATta gaAGCACAAGGCTTTAGTCGCACAAAAAGCGATAATCGtcttatatatgattataaatcttGTTctcaaagaaaagatatagatTCTCCAAATTCATCACCTAAATATCTTTCacaaaatcaagaaattattaCTACAGTTCGCGAAGAAAAAcgtaataagaaaatagaagatttttcaaaacataCTGACATAAAAAATCCTAATACTCCAGgaaaaacatcaaaaaatgcaatattgaATACAAATAATGCTCTAACACCTAGAATTGGTAGCTCTCCTAAAAATTCTACTCAGTCTAGCCCAGGTTCTGTATTGAGCAAAGCTTCATTATTTGAATCTAAAAATACAGAAGCAAAAGTAAAAGATCCTATTCAAATGACACTTTCTGAAAGAATGgcactttttgaaaaaaacaaaggagAAGCACCATTATTACCTAAGGCACCTCTTACTATGTCTATTCCAccaaaaaaattacatgagaaagataaaagtaattcatcaacatatataaacaatacag taAAGGAACGAGTTAAAACTGATATTCCCAATAATGCTGTTAATGTTAATGTTcaacgagaaaaatttgaacaaggattaaatatacaagaattagaaaataatattttacgtaaTACTTATTTAGAGCGACAACGTGAATTGGATATGTTACGTTCCCGTTTTAATAGGAATAAAGAAATGGCACAAGCAGCTGCTGGCTCATATATAAGAACTAGTGAAAGTAGTGAAGGAAAATCAAATTCACCTAAAAATTCTCCAATTTGTCCAGTAAAACCAACACCTGCGCCT gATCATGTTGTGCCACCTCCTCCACCACCTCCTCCACAggtttctaatgaaaaatcaattccaaatcaaaacaaaaattttgaatcaaataaAAGACAAG ttgtaGGAAGTCCAATAAAAACACAACAGGTAAAAGTGGCATCTGAAATTAAACGCATTCGTGTTGCTCCACCTAAACCTGGACATCTTTATCCTAATCTttctgaaattgaaaatacaacaGAAACAGATACAGAATATACTGTCAATAGTACAGAAGCAGAAACTGCTACTTTAGATGAAAAAACTGATACAGAAACTGGAACAGAGGCTGAATATTATGTACAT gataatgaaattgaaactgAAAGTGAAGAAGAAAGTGAAGATGTGAATACTAGTCTTGGTAGAAGTATTTTACGTGCTGTAAACGAACAGTCTTTTCTaagtaaaaaa agaTCAATTGATCCAGATCCAGATAGTACAACTTCCGATATTTCAGTATTAGATGAAATGGATGAATATTTAGATGAATGTCTTGCACAACAAGAAATACATagtggaaatatttatacagaaGAAGGACCAACTCCTCccaaattaaataaaggtGGTAAAAGTCCATCAGCaacttcaaatttcaaatatagagAAGG attatcatATCGTTCACCTATGAAAGAAATCTCTTCATCATCTCCTAAAAAAGATGAGCCATATATTATAGATGGTGAAAATTGTATACCATTAATGCATAGTGTCAGTTTTTATAGACGACAGCAATCTCAA acGCCAAAAACGCCAGTTCGTATAATATCAAGAACACAGGAATCTACTGATACTTATCCTGATGTACAATTTAAtgctaaaaatgaaatagttttggtagaagaaaaaataaaacgattgtTAGATGAAGTATGCAAACAGCAAACGATTATTGGTCAAGCTAGTCAAGCACTAAATTTATGTACTTCTACTGTAGAATTTAATGGTTCCAGGGAACAAGTTGAAGGAGAAAGATTATTACTTGTTGcca ctCATAGACGACAAGCTGCACTAAATGAAGTTCAACGATTAAAGGTAGAAGGTACTTTAAAACCTGTTAGTCCAGGATCACCAGAAGTACAAGAAAGTGGTTCTTTAACAGTTTCTGCTATTACTTTACCTTTTAAAAAAGGTTATTTTCGTAATATGGGTACaa atACATGTCTTCATTTTGTTTGTTTGATGCGACATTTAGAAGAAATAGTTGCTACACCAGTAGTTATAGTAGAACCTGGTGATTCATGCCTTCGATTTCCatcaacattaaaattaaatgatttatatagtgattttaaaattactgttgaaatatattcattgcaAACACAACCTGAAATGTTACCACATGAAATCAAATACCATATTAATAATGGTAATGGAAGTAGtattaatagcaataattgtaataaaaag tTGGCGAATAAAAcaccaaaaaaatttttaaaacaagaaaGTCGATTGGTGATGCCTAGTGTGCAAAGCCCAGCTGGACCATCTGCTGTTAGATCTCCAGCTTTTCAACTATCtggttatgttatttttagtttaaaagagATACATCGACAACAATTCACGCTTAATaag atcatacataaaaatttatag
- the LOC107998277 gene encoding serine/threonine-protein phosphatase 2A regulatory subunit B'' subunit gamma-like — protein sequence MELETILRKCTTAKTISEENEKKEDEYFQKIYEQWKGAKAKNKDLTYKVIPKFYFKLPKEDEILPQKLREETRALFLQRRSRQLLDNNELKALWVLLDKHHSPPLSGEEQLINYEDFKKVGKLAGAKCSPYFTAVVFAKLQQGDPHGRISIMALFNYVMRKVWLHQTRIGLSLYDVTGQGYLRESDLENYILELIPTLPQLEGLEKSFHSFYVCTAVRKFLFFLDPLRTGRVRIQDILACSFLDDLLELRDEDLPKDLQEANWFSAPSALKVYGQYLNLDRDHNGMLNKEELAGYGTGTLTGVFLERVFQECLTYEGEMDYKTYLDFVLALENRHEPQSLHYLFRILDINNRGYLDTFCLNYFFRAIQEQMTMHGQEPVSFEDVKDEIFDMVKPTDPCKITLQDLLSCGQGDTMVSILIEFHGFWAYENREAMAADTGDESSHV from the exons aTGGAATTAGAGACAATATTACGAAAGTGTACAACAG CAAAAACAATATCggaagaaaatgagaaaaaggaagatgaatattttcaaaaaatatatgaacaaTGGAAGGGCGCTAAagctaaaaataaagatttaacttATAAAGTGAttcctaaattttattttaag ttaccaaaagaagatgaaattttaccACAAAAATTACGAGAAGAAACACGagcattatttttacaaagacGTTCACGACAATTACTAGATAATAATGAACTTAAAGCATTATGGGTATTATTAGATAAGCATCATAGTCCACCTTTATCAGGAGAAGAacagttaattaattatgaagattttaaaaaagttggtAAATTAGCTGGTGCAAAATGTAGTCCATATTTTACTGCAGTTGTATTTGCTAAATTACAACAAGGTGATCCTCATGGTAGAATTAGTATAATGGCACTCTTTAACTATGTTATGAGAAAAGTTTGGTTACACCAAACAAGAATTGGACTTTCTTTGTATGATGTTACTGGTCAAGGATATTTAAGAGAatca GATTtagaaaactatattttagaattaataccAACATTACCTCAACTTGAAGGACTTGAGAAATCGTTCCATTCATTTTATGTTTGTACAGcagtaagaaaatttttattttttcttgatccTCTTAGAACTGGTAGAGTTAGAATACAAGATATTTTAGCATGTAGTTTTCTTGATGATCTCTTAGAATTGAGAGATGAAGATTTACCTAAAGACTTGCAAGAAGCAAACTGGTTTTCAGCTCCATCAGCTCTCAAAGTTTATggacaatatttaaatcttgatAGAGATCATAATGGAATGCTTAACAAAGAAGAACTTGCAGg TTATGGTACAGGAACATTAACTGGAGTATTTTTGGAAAGAGTATTTCAAGAATGCTTAACATATGAAGGAGAAATggattataaaacatatttagatTTTGTTTTAGCATTAGAAAATCGACATGAACCTCAaagtttacattatttatttagaattcttgatattaataatcgtGGTTATTTGGATACTTTTTgtcttaattacttttttcgt GCTATACAAGAACAAATGACAATGCATGGTCAAGAACCAGTGAGTTTTGAAGATgttaaagatgaaatatttgatatggTAAAACCAACAGATCCatgtaaaattacattacagGATTTATTATCAtg tgGACAAGGTGATACAATGGTCAGTATCTTAATAGAATTTCATGGATTTTGGGCATATGAAAATCGTGAAGCTATGGCAGCTGATACTGGTGATGAATCATCCCATGtctga
- the LOC114577612 gene encoding leucine-rich repeat-containing protein 9-like, with amino-acid sequence MMNTNIKNPIFVIEYEYVLYELKKEEEHKNPITACTTDDTIFTCLSNSNIMQYINIDKKAGIYNLVRICISGQKINAIDIDLNLPNLKEFDISYNQLNEFPNSDFIKNVQILNISFNNIKLLHIKKTLSMLKELDISWNMLMYCFECINIFTTYIPNMYKLKIYNNPFDDVIDPQLIEHLLHINLPKLQFINNYKCENLNFPQIYFPCAFGMCKLNNKRRNKLIYLKQSILKNIEELKLLEKKNIEQAKYIHISHNFTVALNILKRARNVQEFCATCCLLPTFPSIKPLKHLIKLNLGNNFISVLDNFTQDNFPTLKYLDLTNNLITNLESMGTFYTLQEFYCGNNKIRNIAQIENIKTWQTLHVIDFCNNPISTDELYKKFIIFHLSNIEVSKIFNYFELFIKSN; translated from the exons ATGatgaatacaaatataaaaaatcctaTATTTGTAATAGAGTATGAATATGTActctatgaattaaaaaaa gAAGAAGAACATAAAAATCCTATAACTGCATGTACAACAGATGATACTATATTTACATGTTtatctaattctaatattatgcaatatattaatattgataaaaaagctGGAATATACAATCTTGTAAGAATATGTATTTCTGGACAGAAGATAAATGCAAtagatatagatttaaatttgcctaacttaaaagaatttgatatCTCTTACAatcaattaaatgaatttccaaactcagattttataaaaaatgtgcaaatattaaatataagttttaataacataaaattattacatattaaaaaaactttatctaTGCTAAAAGAATTAGACATATCATGGAACATGTTGATGTATTGTTttgaatgtattaatatttttacaacttATATACCTAATATGTATAAActgaagatatataataatccttTTGATGATGTTATTGATCCTCAACTAATTGaacatttattacatataaatttaccaaaattacagttcattaataattataaatgtgaaaatcttaattttcctcaaatttattttccttgtGCATTTGGTatgtgtaaattaaataacaaacgaCGTAACAagctaatttatttaaaacaaagtatattaaaaaatatagaagaattaaaattgctagaaaaaaaaaatatagaacaaGCAAAATACATTCATATATCACATAATTTTACTGTAGCattaaacattttgaaaagaGCAAGAAATGTGCAAGAATTTTGTGCTACTTGTTGTTTATTGCCTACATTTCCTTCTATAAAACCTTTAAAACATCTGATCAAACTGAatcttggaaataattttatttcagtgTTAGATAATTTTACTCAAGATAATTTtccaacattaaaatatttagatttgactaataatctaataacaaATTTGGAATCAATGGGAACATTTTATACTTTACAAGAATTTTATtgtggaaataataaaataaggaaCATAGcacaaatagaaaatattaaaacttggCAAACATTACATGTTatagatttttgtaataatccTATAAGTAcagatgaattatataaaaaatttatcatatttcatttaagtAACATTGAAGTaagtaaaatctttaattattttgaattatttataaaaagtaattaa
- the LOC133666190 gene encoding leucine-rich repeat-containing protein 9-like, with translation MDDFMDNKGNKNIAISQLTELQELWIVECGIKEIPSFKENCLLKKLYLYSNEISYIPNLETCSHLNILHLSGNNIQKLENLDTLTWLQELNLANNKLERINKISWRKSELCNLNLSGNPLCIIKDIKYLAQLQKLDSLVFADPLYGNCPLILQQQLLININYCGNINFVEYNTASENTVIQLCKQFLQASLCSVIKNGIGITDLRLHKVTKISSKEIDLLNITKNKSLQSDECNMILRILAIPGITDIQKWPFSFLQNDLFSKEEITVTNCLAAADCNWLNKVFPKKKNNNALSLYNIYERSRVCVLIQTPISNSIEK, from the exons atggATGATTTTATGGATAATAaaggtaataaaaatat TGCAATTTCACAATTAACTGAATTACAAGAACTATGGATTGTTGAATGTGGTATTAAG gagATACcatcttttaaagaaaattgtttattaaaaaaactttatctaTATTCCaatgaaatatcttatataccAAATTTAGAAACTTGTtctcatttgaatattttacatctATCAGGAAACAATATACAAAAACTTGag aatttagatACATTAACGTGGTTACAAGAGCTTAATTtagctaataataaattggaaagaataaataaaatatcctgGAGAAAATctgaattatgtaatttaaatctatcaGGAAATCCTTTATgcattataaaa gacataaaatatttggcacaattgcaaaaattagaTTCATTAGTATTTGCAGATCCATTATATGGAAATTGTCCTTTG aTTTTGCAAcaacaattgttaattaatataaattattgtgggaatataaattttgttgaatataATACTGCTTCAGAAAACACAGTTATTCAATtatgtaaacaatttttacaagCATCATTGTGTTcagttataaaaaa tGGCATAGGTATAACAGATTTAAGATTGCATAAGGTAACAAAAATAAGTagtaaagaaattgatttgttaaatattactaaaaataaaagtttacaaTCAGATGAATGCAATatgattttaagaattttagcTATACCCGGAATAAcagatattcaaaaatggCCTTTTAGCTTTCTTCAAAATGACTTATTtagtaaa gaAGAAATAACAGTAACTAATTGTTTGGCAGCAGCAGATTGTAATTggttaaataaagtatttcctaaaaagaaaaataataatgctcTAAgtctttacaatatttatgaaagaagTCGTGTTTGTGTGCTCATACAAACACcaatttctaattctattgaaaagtaa